One window from the genome of [Mycobacterium] stephanolepidis encodes:
- a CDS encoding flavin-containing monooxygenase, with protein sequence MSDIDCQVAIIGAGPGGIAAAHYLRRQGIDDFVILDRADDFGGTWRDNTYPGLAVDIPVLFYQLSFARTGRWNKPFADGADIQRYHLSVVDRLGLRKHFQGSSAVTAERWNDDGSHWELTVAGKPTVRARYVISAVGGYIDTKPGSDIPGLGDFRGRIMRPNAWDHSYDYAGKRVAVIGTGSSGIQIAPAVAETAASVTTFQRTPAWIIPKPNPSISARGQRILSAPFVLTVINALMIGSMDAAQAVLFHLLPLLPESLLRTMIPRYDDMARRWYRKLLGDTVRDPALRDALMPSYGILARRTILSNDFLQAVDAGAVRLITDPISRIAENGIETADGTHHDIDLLVLATGYEIYTDPEHYRTGNVRGRAGFDLGEYYRDHEMRTYGGAALPGLPNRWVLVGPEGNQGQGWHAMVEANARHAARVIAESLRSRREIAEVSQRAFDKWVRRMAHQSKAIRLYATDCQPPLSTYFVNSKGEARYYRPQTVSEMNWFSTHSRLSDYSFRPVSLHARAFHGKRSEQSA encoded by the coding sequence CAGGTGGCGATCATCGGAGCCGGCCCCGGGGGCATCGCCGCCGCCCACTATCTGCGCCGGCAGGGTATCGACGACTTCGTGATCCTGGACCGCGCCGACGATTTCGGCGGCACCTGGCGCGATAACACCTATCCGGGCCTCGCCGTGGACATCCCGGTCTTGTTCTACCAGTTGAGTTTTGCGCGAACCGGCCGGTGGAACAAGCCCTTCGCCGACGGTGCCGATATCCAGCGCTACCACCTGTCGGTGGTGGATCGCTTGGGCTTGCGCAAGCACTTCCAGGGCAGCAGTGCCGTTACCGCGGAACGCTGGAACGACGACGGCAGCCACTGGGAACTCACCGTCGCCGGGAAGCCGACGGTGCGCGCCCGGTATGTCATCAGCGCCGTGGGTGGATACATCGACACCAAACCCGGCTCGGACATCCCGGGCCTCGGCGACTTTCGCGGCAGAATCATGCGGCCCAACGCGTGGGACCACTCGTACGACTACGCAGGTAAGCGGGTCGCGGTGATCGGTACCGGCTCCAGCGGCATCCAGATCGCCCCCGCAGTCGCGGAAACCGCCGCATCGGTCACCACCTTTCAGCGCACCCCCGCATGGATCATTCCCAAACCCAACCCGAGTATCTCGGCCCGCGGTCAGCGGATTCTCAGCGCGCCGTTTGTGCTGACAGTCATCAACGCGCTGATGATCGGGTCGATGGACGCCGCTCAGGCGGTGCTGTTCCATCTGCTACCGCTGCTACCGGAATCGCTGCTGCGCACGATGATTCCTCGATACGACGATATGGCGCGCAGGTGGTATCGCAAACTGCTGGGGGACACCGTCCGCGATCCGGCGTTGCGTGACGCCTTGATGCCGAGCTACGGGATTCTGGCGCGGCGCACCATCTTGTCCAATGACTTCCTGCAGGCCGTGGATGCCGGAGCGGTCCGACTGATCACCGACCCGATCTCACGGATCGCCGAGAACGGTATCGAGACAGCCGACGGCACCCACCACGATATCGACCTGCTGGTACTGGCGACCGGATATGAGATCTACACGGACCCGGAGCACTACCGGACCGGAAACGTGCGGGGCCGTGCCGGATTCGACCTGGGCGAGTACTACCGCGACCACGAAATGCGAACCTACGGCGGGGCGGCACTGCCGGGCCTGCCCAACCGCTGGGTACTGGTGGGACCCGAGGGTAATCAGGGGCAGGGATGGCACGCCATGGTGGAGGCCAACGCGCGCCACGCCGCCCGGGTCATCGCCGAATCCCTGCGGAGCCGCCGAGAGATCGCCGAAGTAAGCCAACGTGCCTTCGACAAATGGGTGCGGCGGATGGCCCATCAGAGCAAGGCAATCCGGTTGTACGCGACCGACTGCCAACCGCCGCTGAGTACCTACTTCGTCAACTCAAAGGGTGAGGCCCGCTACTACCGGCCCCAAACGGTAAGCGAAATGAACTGGTTCTCAACGCATTCCCGGCTCTCTGACTATTCATTTCGTCCGGTATCCCTCCACGCAAGGGCTTTCCATGGAAAAAGATCAGAACAATCTGCCTGA